Proteins co-encoded in one Arachis hypogaea cultivar Tifrunner chromosome 11, arahy.Tifrunner.gnm2.J5K5, whole genome shotgun sequence genomic window:
- the LOC112721834 gene encoding uncharacterized protein, giving the protein MSWNVRGVASCAFRRTLKEFLRQYNLDIVILLETKVSGNNARRIIQGAGFNYFIIEEAQSFIRGIWICWKDNSISITTLESNQQFIHTRVQRHNQDPWCLTAVYASPQPNNRRVIWQSIERTAKNMGEPWLLIGDFNEIKDGTEKKGGRPIDLRMCRNFANWIDRCGLVDLGFIETRFTWRGPQWEGYDRVFKRLDRALSNPSWRTKFQEAVVKVLPRTKSDHHPPLLMKNEGTDCRNGRPFIFEAMWSMHPDFRPFLEKHWKEDIMFIQNLNSLKKDLSKWNKEVFGNIFKTKRRLLNRINGIQKSISYGKNHFLDNLETNLKRELEDILDKEEALWLKKSREQWMVEGDRNTKFYHTKAIIRRRKNKIHKLRDANENWIEEKQELKDHIINSYKRLYQEEVIITPLRIDNINMPNLDPLVCRNMEMIPTDMEIKKLLLSIGSLKAPGEDRFPAIFFKNN; this is encoded by the coding sequence atgtcTTGGAATGTTAGAGGTGTGGCTAGTTGTGCCTTTAGACGCACCTTAAAAGAATTCTTAAGACAATACAATCTTGACATTGTGATCCTGTTGGAAACAAAAGTTAGCGGTAATAATGCTAGAAGAATTATCCAAGGTGCTGGTTTCAACTATTTCATTATTGAGGAAGCTCAAAGTTTTATAAGAGGAATTTGGATATGCTGGAAGGACAACAGTATCTCTATTACAACATTAGAATCTAACCAGCAATTCATACATACAAGAGTGCAGCGTCACAACCAAGATCCCTGGTGCCTCACAGCGGTTTATGCAAGTCCacaaccaaataatagaagagtgaTTTGGCAGAGTATTGAAAGAACAGCAAAAAACATGGGAGAACCTTGGCTGTTAATAGGAGATTTTAACGAGATAAAAGATGGCACTGAGAAAAAAGGTGGCAGACCTATTGATCTTAGAATGTGTAGAAATTTTGCTAATTGGATCGATAGATGCGGATTAGTAGATCTAGGATTTATAGAAACTAGGTTTACCTGGAGAGGGCCGCAATGGGAAGGATACGACAGAGTTTTCAAAAGATTGGATAGGGCTCTATCTAATCCCTCGTGGAGAACCAAATTTCAAGAAGCAGTTGTTAAAGTCCTGCCTAGAACCAAATCTGACCACCATCCTCCTTTGTTAATGAAAAATGAAGGAACAGATTGTAGGAATGGCAGACCTTTCATATTCGAAGCTATGTGGTCAATGCACCCGGATTTCAGGCCGTTTTTGGAAAAACATTGGAAAGAGGACATCATGTTCATTCAAAACCTCAACAGTCTCAAAAAAGATCTAAGTAAATGGAACAAAGAGGTCTTCGGAAATATCTTCAAGACAAAGAGAAGACTTTTAAACAGAATCAATGGCATCCAAAAAAGCATTAGCTATGGGAAAAACCATTTTTTGGATAATTTGGAAACAAACCTAAAAAGAGAATTAGAAGACATTCTTGACAAAGAGGAAGCTCTCTGGCTCAAAAAATCTAGAGAGCAGTGGATGGTTGAAGGGGATAGAAACACAAAGTTCTATCACACTAAAGCCattataagaagaagaaagaacaagATTCACAAGCTTAGAGATGCTAATGAAAATTGGATAGAGGAGAAACAAGAACTGAAAGATCACATCATTAATTCCTATAAAAGACTTTACCAAGAAGAGGTAATTATCACTCCGCTACGGATAGATAATATAAACATGCCTAACTTGGACCCTTTGGTTTGCAGGAATATGGAGATGATACCAACAGATATGGAGATCAAAAAGCTCCTTTTAAGCATTGGTTCCCTCAAGGCTCCAGGAGAGGATAGATTCCCAGCCATTTTCTTTAAAAACAACTAG